Below is a genomic region from Helianthus annuus cultivar XRQ/B chromosome 2, HanXRQr2.0-SUNRISE, whole genome shotgun sequence.
TGAGAACATGGATGTGTTTGCCTGGACACCAGCTGATATGGTTGGTGTTCCACGACACATAGCAGAACACCGTTTAAACGTCTCAGACGAAGCAAAGCCAGTGGTACACGCCAAGCGCCACCTGGGCGATATAAAGCACGACGCCATGAAAGAGCAAGTACTGGAGTTGCTGAATGCGGGCATCATTAGAGAAGTCAGATACCAAACATGGGTAGCAAGCCCAGTGATGGTAAAGAAACCAAATGGCAGCTGTAGAATGTGTGTCGACTACAAAGatctaaacaaggcatgtccaCGCGACAGCTATGCCTTACCAGACATAGACGAAAAAATCGATTCTCTGGCAACATTCAGGTGGAAATGTTTCCTCGACTGCTACAAAGGATATCACCAGGTCCAAATGGCTGTCCAAGACGAGGACAAAACCGTATTCCGCACGCCGACAGGACTGTACTGTTACACCAAGATGCCTTTCGTTCTAAAGAATGCGGGCGCGACCTACCAAAGATTGATGAACGAAACGTTCAGCGATGCCATCGGCAAGTACATAGAAGTGTATATGGACGATTTGGTGATTATGAGCAAACATCCAAAAGACTTTCAACACGCTGCGCAGCGTAAGTATTAAACTGAACCCAGCAAAATGCTCATTCGGTATGGAAGAAGGGAAATTCTtaggcttcattgtcacaaaagatggtttcaaggtgaatccagaAAAAGTCCAAGCAATTGAAAGGATGATGCCTTCCCCATCAAACATCAAAGAAATGTAAAAATTAGCAGGACGTTTAGTCGCGCTCAATCGTTTCCTAGCTAATCACGCCGCAAAGTCTTTTCCGTTCATCAAAACATTGCGCAATTGCATGAAGAAAAGCCAGTTTCAATGGACTCCAGAAGCAGAGAGCGCATTCCGCGAGATGAAGGATTGCCTCATCAAGCTGCCAACActaaccgcaccaaacaaaggAGAACCCTTGGTACTATATCTATCAGCTTCTGATAGGGCAGTTGGAGCAGTCTTACTTGTCGATCGTCAAGGTATCCAAACACCAGTCTACTATGTGTCACGAACCTTGACTGACCCAGAAACGCGGTATGCCATCATGGAGAAACTAGTCCTCGCACTAATTCATGCTTCAAGACGGCTGCGCAGGTACTTTGCCAACCACGTTATCCATGTGTTAACAAATTACAACATTGGCAACATCCTCGCAAGGCCATAAATCTCAGGAAGACTAGCTAAATGGGCGATTGAGCTAGGAGGTCACAATGTGGTTTTCAGACCACGACCATCAATCAAAGGCCAAGTCTTGGCAGACTTTATGACGGAAGTTCCAGATGACAAGGATCGAGAATGTAAAGCAATGGAAAAGGCCGAGAAAAAGCAAGTATAAGAACCATGGTTGTTATACACAGACGGCGCGTCTAACGAAGACGGAGCAGGCGCAGGACTCCGGCTAGTGAGTCCTGATAAACATGAATTCACATACGCCATACGCCTGGATTTCAAAAGTACGAACAACGAAGCCGAATATGAAGCTTTCCTTGCTGGCTTAAGGTTGGCGATCAAAATGGGGGTCCGACACATCGAAGCGCATGTGGACTCCATGTTAGTGGCTGGCCAGATCAATGGGCAATACGAAGCAAATGGTGATGTAATGGCGCTCTATCTAAGTCAAGCAAAAATGTTGCTACAAACCTTCTACTCCTACAAGGTGCatcacataaacagaagcgagaacaagcCAGCAGACGCACTGAGTAAACTCGCATCGACAAGTTTTCAACATCTAGCAAAGGATGTGCGCATAGAAGTTTGAGCAACCCATCCGTTCCACTCAGAGAGGTAAGCGTCATCCAGACAGGGACAACGTCTTGGATGACTCCGATAATCATGTACCTTCAATCTGGGATTCTCCCGGAAAACAAAGCAGAGGCAAGAAAAATCCAATACAAGGCCGAGCACTACCAGATGGCCAATGGAATTTTATACAGGAAGTCATACCTGGGCCCGTTGCTAAGATGCGTAGACGCTGAAGACGCAAACTACTTAATCCGGGAAGTTCATGAAGGAATTTGTGGTATTCATGCCGGGCCTCGAATGGTGGTGGCAAAAGTGATGAATGCTGGAtactactggcccgggatgcattTAGACGCTGTGAAAGAGTTGAGGAAGTGCAGTGGATGCCAGAGACATGCGCCTAAGACCATGCGCCCCAAAAATGAACTAGTACCGGTCACAACCGCATGCCCTTTcaacaatggggcatagacatggtaggTCCTTTCCCGGAAGCACCAGGGACGGTCAAATTCATAATAGTCGCAGtcgattatttcaccaagtgggtagaGGCGAAGGCACTTGCATCAACCACATCAACAGTCGTTAAGCgattcatatgggaacaaatcatatgtCGTTTTGGCCTACCTCTCAGAATCATCACCGACAACGGAACGAACTTCGCAGCAGACGacctcgaacgatggttcaaagaaTTGAACATCGAACACACCTTCTAATCGGTTgcgcacccgcaagggaacgaTCAAGTAGAGGCAGTCAACAAAAGCATTGTCGATGGTATCAAGGCAAGGCTAGGCGAGAAAAGAAGAGGTTGGGTAGACGAACTGCCCAACATACTGTGGGCCCATAGGACAATGCCAAAGACAAGCAACGGTGAAACACCGTTCAGCTTAGTCTTTGGGTCTGAAGCAGTAATACCAGCAGAAATCGGGTTGCCGTCTCCACGAATGCTCTCGATGAACTTAATCGACaatgaagaagaaaggaggatcgatCTGGACCTCCTAGAAAAAAGGAGAGAGATGGCAGCAATCAATGAGGCAAAGTACAAAACGAAGCTGGAAAAATATTACAACTCCAGAGTCCGAGTCTGCACtttcaacccgggagactacgtcttAAGAGACAATGAGGCCTCCAACGCAGAAAAGCCCGGAAAATTAGcccccaaatgggaaggcccatatgtCATCGATGCAGTACTCGGCAAAGGAGCTTACAAACTGCGCACCATCaacgacaaagaggttccacgaactTGGAACGCTCAGCAGCTTAGGAAGTGCTATATGTAAAACAGCTATGTAATCGCAAAGGCCGAAACGCCAACACATTTacttaatacaagaagtgtttggttaCTTTTGATTCATGCGAATTTCTTGTCACAACTACATTTATTACTtcgggcgtacacgaaaacatcaatggctcgaccataggaaacgttgtagacctccaaggctcgtcacaaccaagtgcacagccgggtgggaaacacaaccaaagcctacaaaacgccaaaacaaaacttcgtgcccacataaacacgaaaatatcgatagcaaggtaattaaacattgtaatgctcccaaggctgaacacagctgagctcacacaataacctgcaactcgatcacttcgtagtCACAAATCAATGTGCGCACAAAAACGACAGAATAAAACGTTGTAGttaacacaacatcacctgtaAGCGCCATCgttcattcgtgacacctaatcaaagtaattccACATGCACATATTAGGATGATAAACAAAATTCGCATAAGCATAAAGACAACGTTAAAATATCCATCAACAAACGTGATCAAGTACCCACATGCATAACAGGTAAAGCAAAATAAAATTGTCTAAACACACCATCAACATTACAGGGCCACTCAAGGCCATACGCGGCTCACAGGCCGGAATCCACCAGCCA
It encodes:
- the LOC110889031 gene encoding uncharacterized protein LOC110889031 produces the protein MYLQSGILPENKAEARKIQYKAEHYQMANGILYRKSYLGPLLRCVDAEDANYLIREVHEGICGIHAGPRMVVAKVMNAGYYWPGMHLDAVKELRKCSGCQRHAPKTMRPKNELVPVTTACPFNNGA